One window from the genome of Candidatus Synechococcus calcipolaris G9 encodes:
- a CDS encoding hemolysin family protein, translated as MLVSFLAPLSLATQSFLGDTRLDIIILILTLVVSALFSGSETAITALDNFKLRALIKEQGDPTGLFRLVLEKRTRFVTTLLIGNTLANNISAILIGNLFTGWFGNAALGIATGVATLLILIFGEITPKSLAIIHSMAIFKLVVRPIYWMSVIFWPFVYTLEKVVQQILRLFRAPTGSEGESLEDLQLMIEILGGRGQLDLQKRQLLNKALALDSLNVRAVVRPRIQMQTIPKDETLQDLVSLCLETGYSRIPVQEETKDEIIGVVNLKQALQHLKTIGNDPVTAVMDSPVYVPETKRLADLLKEMLRQQLHLVIVVDEYGGTVGLITLEDILEELVGEIYDESDFPSMAAVAARRQRRWFN; from the coding sequence GTGCTTGTTTCTTTTCTTGCTCCCCTATCCTTGGCCACTCAATCCTTCCTTGGGGATACGCGGCTTGATATTATCATCCTGATCCTGACGCTAGTGGTTTCTGCCCTCTTTTCCGGTTCAGAGACGGCAATCACCGCCCTAGATAACTTCAAACTGCGGGCCCTGATTAAAGAGCAGGGGGATCCCACGGGCTTATTTCGGCTGGTATTGGAGAAGCGCACCCGTTTTGTCACAACCCTGCTGATTGGCAATACCCTGGCCAACAATATCTCTGCCATTCTCATTGGTAATTTATTTACGGGCTGGTTTGGTAATGCGGCCCTGGGAATTGCTACGGGGGTTGCCACCCTATTGATTTTAATCTTTGGGGAGATTACGCCGAAGTCCCTAGCAATTATCCATTCAATGGCTATTTTTAAGCTGGTGGTGCGGCCCATCTACTGGATGTCCGTGATCTTCTGGCCCTTTGTCTATACCTTGGAAAAGGTTGTCCAGCAGATTCTGCGGTTGTTTCGTGCTCCCACGGGTTCGGAGGGAGAGTCCCTAGAAGATTTACAATTAATGATTGAAATTTTGGGTGGGCGCGGCCAACTCGATCTACAAAAGCGGCAACTTTTGAATAAAGCTCTAGCCCTAGATAGCTTAAATGTCCGCGCCGTAGTGCGGCCACGGATTCAGATGCAAACAATTCCGAAGGATGAGACCCTCCAGGATTTGGTGAGTCTTTGCTTGGAAACGGGCTATTCCCGCATTCCGGTTCAAGAAGAAACGAAGGACGAAATTATTGGGGTGGTGAATCTTAAGCAGGCTCTCCAACACTTGAAAACCATAGGCAATGATCCGGTAACAGCGGTAATGGATTCTCCAGTCTATGTCCCAGAAACTAAACGTCTTGCAGACTTACTCAAGGAAATGCTGCGCCAACAACTGCACTTGGTGATTGTGGTGGATGAGTACGGTGGCACAGTGGGACTCATTACTCTGGAGGATATTTTAGAAGAACTGGTGGGTGAAATTTACGATGAAAGTGATTTCCCCAGTATGGCAGCGGTGGCAGCACGACGGCAACGGCGTTGGTTTAATTAA